Proteins from one Setaria italica strain Yugu1 chromosome V, Setaria_italica_v2.0, whole genome shotgun sequence genomic window:
- the LOC101784472 gene encoding uncharacterized protein LOC101784472 isoform X6 encodes MEEELLPLHQIHHISPEFAGGLSEDVANELLYHLVHLFLVGDQGEGHPQTSSSSSPSTSGMNLARSTPTPPYTNKQPLVHALIVTDNDVLECCVLGAPISSRFPCERWPVATSIPPKLAKWMDGGGRSKLVQVVSYGLYS; translated from the exons ATGGAGGAAGAactcctccctctccaccaAATCCACCATATCTCGCCGGAGTTTGCCGGAGGACTGTCGGAGGATGTTGCCAACGAGCTtctctaccacctcgtccacctcTTCCTCGTCGGAGACCAAGGAGAAGGCCATCCCCaaacttcttcttcatcttccccaAGCACCTCAGGGATGAACTTGGCCCGATCTACTCCAACGCCGCCCTACACCAACAAGCAGCCCCTTGTTCATGCTCTAATTGTCACCG ATAATGACGTTCTGGAGTGTTGCGTTCTTGGAGCACCAATCTCAAGCAG GTTTCCTTGTgagcggtggccggtggctACATCCATCCCGCCAAAGCTGGCAAAGTGGATGGATGGTGGAGGTCGCTCTAAGCTTGTGCAGGTGGTGTCTTATGG CCTCTACAGTTGA
- the LOC101784472 gene encoding uncharacterized protein LOC101784472 isoform X5, which translates to MEEELLPLHQIHHISPEFAGGLSEDVANELLYHLVHLFLVGDQGEGHPQTSSSSSPSTSGMNLARSTPTPPYTNKQPLVHALIVTDNDVLECCVLGAPISSRFPCERWPVATSIPPKLAKWMDGGGRSKLVQVVSYGSSLYS; encoded by the exons ATGGAGGAAGAactcctccctctccaccaAATCCACCATATCTCGCCGGAGTTTGCCGGAGGACTGTCGGAGGATGTTGCCAACGAGCTtctctaccacctcgtccacctcTTCCTCGTCGGAGACCAAGGAGAAGGCCATCCCCaaacttcttcttcatcttccccaAGCACCTCAGGGATGAACTTGGCCCGATCTACTCCAACGCCGCCCTACACCAACAAGCAGCCCCTTGTTCATGCTCTAATTGTCACCG ATAATGACGTTCTGGAGTGTTGCGTTCTTGGAGCACCAATCTCAAGCAG GTTTCCTTGTgagcggtggccggtggctACATCCATCCCGCCAAAGCTGGCAAAGTGGATGGATGGTGGAGGTCGCTCTAAGCTTGTGCAGGTGGTGTCTTATGG GAGCAGCCTCTACAGTTGA
- the LOC101784472 gene encoding uncharacterized protein LOC101784472 isoform X4, whose protein sequence is MEEELLPLHQIHHISPEFAGGLSEDVANELLYHLVHLFLVGDQGEGHPQTSSSSSPSTSGMNLARSTPTPPYTNKQPLVHALIVTDNDVLECCVLGAPISSRHLCFLVSGGRWLHPSRQSWQSGWMVEVALSLCRWCLMASTVEEPRSSNT, encoded by the exons ATGGAGGAAGAactcctccctctccaccaAATCCACCATATCTCGCCGGAGTTTGCCGGAGGACTGTCGGAGGATGTTGCCAACGAGCTtctctaccacctcgtccacctcTTCCTCGTCGGAGACCAAGGAGAAGGCCATCCCCaaacttcttcttcatcttccccaAGCACCTCAGGGATGAACTTGGCCCGATCTACTCCAACGCCGCCCTACACCAACAAGCAGCCCCTTGTTCATGCTCTAATTGTCACCG ATAATGACGTTCTGGAGTGTTGCGTTCTTGGAGCACCAATCTCAAGCAGGCACCTAT GTTTCCTTGTgagcggtggccggtggctACATCCATCCCGCCAAAGCTGGCAAAGTGGATGGATGGTGGAGGTCGCTCTAAGCTTGTGCAGGTGGTGTCTTATGG CCTCTACAGTTGAGGAACCAAGAAGTTCAAATACCTGA
- the LOC101784472 gene encoding uncharacterized protein LOC101784472 isoform X3 — MEEELLPLHQIHHISPEFAGGLSEDVANELLYHLVHLFLVGDQGEGHPQTSSSSSPSTSGMNLARSTPTPPYTNKQPLVHALIVTDNDVLECCVLGAPISSRHLCFLVSGGRWLHPSRQSWQSGWMVEVALSLCRWCLMGAASTVEEPRSSNT, encoded by the exons ATGGAGGAAGAactcctccctctccaccaAATCCACCATATCTCGCCGGAGTTTGCCGGAGGACTGTCGGAGGATGTTGCCAACGAGCTtctctaccacctcgtccacctcTTCCTCGTCGGAGACCAAGGAGAAGGCCATCCCCaaacttcttcttcatcttccccaAGCACCTCAGGGATGAACTTGGCCCGATCTACTCCAACGCCGCCCTACACCAACAAGCAGCCCCTTGTTCATGCTCTAATTGTCACCG ATAATGACGTTCTGGAGTGTTGCGTTCTTGGAGCACCAATCTCAAGCAGGCACCTAT GTTTCCTTGTgagcggtggccggtggctACATCCATCCCGCCAAAGCTGGCAAAGTGGATGGATGGTGGAGGTCGCTCTAAGCTTGTGCAGGTGGTGTCTTATGG GAGCAGCCTCTACAGTTGAGGAACCAAGAAGTTCAAATACCTGA
- the LOC101784472 gene encoding uncharacterized protein LOC101784472 isoform X2 gives MEEELLPLHQIHHISPEFAGGLSEDVANELLYHLVHLFLVGDQGEGHPQTSSSSSPSTSGMNLARSTPTPPYTNKQPLVHALIVTDNDVLECCVLGAPISSRHLFVFAGFLVSGGRWLHPSRQSWQSGWMVEVALSLCRWCLMASTVEEPRSSNT, from the exons ATGGAGGAAGAactcctccctctccaccaAATCCACCATATCTCGCCGGAGTTTGCCGGAGGACTGTCGGAGGATGTTGCCAACGAGCTtctctaccacctcgtccacctcTTCCTCGTCGGAGACCAAGGAGAAGGCCATCCCCaaacttcttcttcatcttccccaAGCACCTCAGGGATGAACTTGGCCCGATCTACTCCAACGCCGCCCTACACCAACAAGCAGCCCCTTGTTCATGCTCTAATTGTCACCG ATAATGACGTTCTGGAGTGTTGCGTTCTTGGAGCACCAATCTCAAGCAGGCACCTAT TTGTTTTTGCAGGTTTCCTTGTgagcggtggccggtggctACATCCATCCCGCCAAAGCTGGCAAAGTGGATGGATGGTGGAGGTCGCTCTAAGCTTGTGCAGGTGGTGTCTTATGG CCTCTACAGTTGAGGAACCAAGAAGTTCAAATACCTGA
- the LOC101784472 gene encoding uncharacterized protein LOC101784472 isoform X1 yields the protein MEEELLPLHQIHHISPEFAGGLSEDVANELLYHLVHLFLVGDQGEGHPQTSSSSSPSTSGMNLARSTPTPPYTNKQPLVHALIVTDNDVLECCVLGAPISSRHLFVFAGFLVSGGRWLHPSRQSWQSGWMVEVALSLCRWCLMGAASTVEEPRSSNT from the exons ATGGAGGAAGAactcctccctctccaccaAATCCACCATATCTCGCCGGAGTTTGCCGGAGGACTGTCGGAGGATGTTGCCAACGAGCTtctctaccacctcgtccacctcTTCCTCGTCGGAGACCAAGGAGAAGGCCATCCCCaaacttcttcttcatcttccccaAGCACCTCAGGGATGAACTTGGCCCGATCTACTCCAACGCCGCCCTACACCAACAAGCAGCCCCTTGTTCATGCTCTAATTGTCACCG ATAATGACGTTCTGGAGTGTTGCGTTCTTGGAGCACCAATCTCAAGCAGGCACCTAT TTGTTTTTGCAGGTTTCCTTGTgagcggtggccggtggctACATCCATCCCGCCAAAGCTGGCAAAGTGGATGGATGGTGGAGGTCGCTCTAAGCTTGTGCAGGTGGTGTCTTATGG GAGCAGCCTCTACAGTTGAGGAACCAAGAAGTTCAAATACCTGA
- the LOC101763824 gene encoding uncharacterized protein LOC101763824, with protein sequence MMFGPCHSDWYNLQKKHVKPFWCGQFDECIEKGQASLQKKTHTEEKYAHRVKAIMHALEVQRSHFSLEGQLNTYESCASIKDQICFQEHIKDQISKPMSQTTDCSKEGISSIRDGRCFKMENISFVTPVSEGSHKSYKNLLPPLYEGTVECQAQGSDVVGLDARVEGSVCEPSGLENDTQLYEVELTVRGNYEGHGLPLAFLASKSTGKHVKGYPITVEVMEDGSSAACIAAQQLAALSAYSRVETN encoded by the exons ATGATGTTCGGTCCTTGTCACAGTGATTGGTATAATCTCCAGAAGAAGCATGTGAAGCCATTTTGGTGTGGACAATTTGATGAATGTATAGAAAAGGGTCAAGCTAGTCTGCAAAAGAAGACGCACACTGAAGAGAAATATGCTCACAGAGTGAAGGCCATTATGCATGCCCTTGAAGTGCAAAGGTCCCATTTTTCACTTGAAG GTCAATTAAATACTTATGAATCCTGTGCATCCATAAAAGACCAAATCTGTTTCCAAGAACATATAAAGGATCAGATATCAAAACCGATGAGCCAAACTACTGATTGTAGTAAAGAGGGCATATCTTCTATTCGAGATGGTAGATGTTTCAAGATGGAAAACATAAGCTTTGTGACACCAGTGTCTGAAGGTAGCCACAAGAGCTATAAGAATTTGTTGCCACCGCTTTATGAAGGGACAGTGGAATGCCAGGCACAAGGCAGTGATGTTGTTGGGTTGGATGCAAGGGTTGAAGGTTCTGTTTGTGAGCCCTCTGGACTTGAAAATGACACACAACTTTATGAAGTAGAGCTGACTGTTCGTGGAAACTATGAGGGCCATGGTTTACCCCTTGCTTTCCTCGCAAGTAAATCAACTGGTAAACATGTAAAGGGCTACCCTATCACTGTGGAGGTTATGGAGGATGGTTCTTCTGCAGCATGTATTGCAGCCCAGCAATTAGCAGCCTTGTCTGCCTACTCAAGAGTAGAAACTAATTAG